The Juglans microcarpa x Juglans regia isolate MS1-56 chromosome 2S, Jm3101_v1.0, whole genome shotgun sequence genome has a window encoding:
- the LOC121253436 gene encoding uncharacterized protein LOC121253436 — translation MEHALLLYKEYDESHKSSTQALDIIYKWHPPLAAALKLNTDGAIFADLASLGISVILRDYQGKVLLSASGRESVVQDPIEIELLTILRGLQLCIPMGIPELIVESDSLLSVQAIQSMEDPKSMQGNVICAIKDLMKSLPKVLMQHANRLSNRVADGLAKYAQFQDTLVVWGDQIPDPSALIVESKMVYFVFC, via the coding sequence ATGGAACATGCTTTACTTCTCTATAAAGAATATGATGAATCCCATAAATCCTCTACTCAAGCCTTGGATATTATCTATAAGTGGCATCCTCCTTTAGCTGCAGCTTTAAAATTAAACACTGATGGGGCTATTTTTGCAGATTTAGCTTCTTTAGGCATTAGTGTGATCTTAAGAGATTACCAAGGCAAAGTACTATTGTCAGCAAGTGGTAGAGAGAGTGTTGTACAAGATCCTATTGAAATTGAATTACTTACTATTTTGAGGGGTCTGCAGCTATGCATTCCAATGGGTATACCAGAATTAATTGTGGAATCTGATTCTCTTCTAAGTGTTCAAGCAATACAAAGCATGGAGGATCCTAAGTCAATGCAGGGCAATGTGATATGTGCTATTAAGGATCTAATGAAGTCCCTTCCTAAGGTCTTAATGCAACATGCTAATCGATTATCAAATAGAGTTGCTGATGGTTTGGCTAAGTATGCCCAGTTTCAAGATACTTTAGTAGTTTGGGGGGATCAAATTCCTGATCCTAGTGCTCTAATTGTTGAGTCTAAAATGGtgtattttgttttctgttaG